One genomic region from Spiroplasma endosymbiont of Polydrusus cervinus encodes:
- a CDS encoding type III pantothenate kinase yields MKLLVDIGNTAIKFAILNRQKKIIVFLIMSSHELVAEKNFRQKITTALSKINCNLTDLTLLALLSVRPMWDDLIYQLTLDLKIPFYQVKKNLLTDRLITDIPNPRNLGADLIVGSYATLNLFPKQDVILVNMGTVTTISLLKPGILLGTIIMPGLEISAEALFERAQLLQKFDFSYENVILGKNTKQAINIGLVNGHLLAITGFVNQLASEVSKPQVILTGGNADYIKKLVNYHYDKDLIFHGLVAILQDNNLI; encoded by the coding sequence ATGAAATTATTAGTTGATATTGGTAACACCGCAATTAAATTTGCTATTCTTAATCGGCAAAAAAAAATCATTGTTTTTTTAATAATGTCTAGTCATGAATTAGTGGCGGAAAAAAATTTTCGCCAAAAAATAACTACTGCTTTAAGTAAAATAAATTGTAATTTAACTGATCTTACTTTATTGGCATTGTTATCAGTTAGACCAATGTGAGATGATCTAATTTATCAATTAACGTTAGATTTAAAGATTCCTTTTTATCAAGTTAAAAAAAATTTATTAACCGATCGGTTAATAACAGATATTCCTAATCCTCGTAATCTTGGGGCGGATTTAATTGTTGGCTCTTATGCAACATTAAATTTATTTCCAAAACAAGATGTTATTTTAGTTAATATGGGAACTGTAACAACGATTTCCTTATTAAAACCAGGCATATTATTAGGAACAATTATTATGCCTGGTTTAGAAATATCAGCTGAAGCCTTATTTGAACGGGCTCAATTATTACAAAAATTTGATTTCTCTTATGAGAATGTTATTTTAGGAAAAAATACCAAACAAGCAATCAATATTGGGTTAGTTAATGGTCATTTGTTAGCAATAACTGGCTTTGTTAATCAACTTGCCAGTGAAGTAAGCAAACCACAAGTCATTTTAACAGGGGGCAATGCTGACTACATTAAAAAATTAGTTAATTATCATTATGATAAGGATTTAATTTTTCACGGTTTAGTTGCTATTTTACAAGATAATAACCTAATATAA
- a CDS encoding BMP family ABC transporter substrate-binding protein, with amino-acid sequence MKRILQSLMIISIAGTSASSLIACIKKYYFDSSIWVIIDGGTITDRAFNQSAWEGASKYVVAQKNNAILRLQWKTSDWRASYFESVSQTPGDYKRAYITSSIAGAKTLVLPGFNHGNILGWAADLVDNIIYIDGSGQNIHLNMYQKAPLAKNIIGITYQAEASGFFVSLATSIYLNAHQQEYNGQLKIGTYGGMDNPVAVSNYMWGFLVGVDLFNMIIDTPLNNKWNNLKGKLSEQVQNINPSIITLQPVIKVQKVLKQNESWFSQSFQAGNGKIISDELLSRGARIIFPVAGAQVQDTINQIKVHKVNAKVVGVDTEQSKIYGENYVVTSALKQIGTSTYDALKNIYSQECGYDAQNEMWDLTYQTNNCWINTDQTSLDHPSWTGIETTKWVKQNLVDFLHNTSEDKSKNTLFDQIIQILQRAYKTGIDNHGAIAAQNFANTLQNTYETQTTLKEYLLTEIEKIL; translated from the coding sequence ATGAAAAGAATTTTACAAAGTTTAATGATTATAAGTATTGCGGGGACTTCAGCTAGCAGTCTTATTGCTTGTATAAAAAAATATTATTTTGATAGTAGTATTTGAGTTATTATTGATGGTGGGACTATTACTGACCGTGCTTTTAATCAATCGGCATGAGAAGGGGCAAGTAAATATGTTGTTGCCCAAAAAAATAACGCGATTTTAAGATTACAATGAAAAACTTCAGATTGACGAGCAAGTTATTTTGAATCAGTTAGTCAAACACCTGGTGATTATAAACGTGCTTATATTACTTCTTCAATTGCAGGGGCCAAAACCTTAGTTTTACCAGGCTTTAATCATGGTAACATTTTGGGGTGAGCTGCAGATTTAGTTGATAATATTATTTATATTGATGGTAGTGGGCAAAATATTCATCTTAATATGTATCAAAAAGCTCCTTTAGCAAAAAATATTATTGGAATTACTTATCAAGCTGAAGCTTCTGGTTTTTTTGTTAGTTTAGCAACAAGTATTTATTTAAATGCTCATCAACAAGAATATAATGGTCAATTAAAAATAGGTACTTATGGGGGAATGGATAATCCTGTTGCTGTTTCAAATTATATGTGAGGTTTTTTAGTTGGGGTTGATTTATTTAATATGATTATTGATACACCATTAAACAATAAGTGAAATAATTTAAAAGGCAAATTATCCGAGCAAGTTCAAAATATTAATCCGTCAATAATAACTTTACAACCAGTTATTAAAGTTCAAAAAGTTTTAAAACAAAATGAATCATGATTTTCACAATCATTTCAAGCTGGCAACGGGAAAATTATTAGTGATGAATTATTGTCTCGGGGGGCTCGTATTATTTTTCCTGTTGCTGGGGCACAAGTGCAAGATACAATTAATCAAATTAAAGTTCATAAAGTTAATGCTAAAGTTGTTGGTGTTGATACTGAACAATCAAAAATTTATGGGGAAAATTATGTTGTAACAAGTGCTCTAAAACAAATTGGCACTTCAACTTATGATGCTTTAAAAAATATTTATTCGCAAGAATGTGGTTATGATGCTCAAAATGAAATGTGAGATTTGACATATCAAACCAATAATTGTTGAATTAATACTGATCAAACTTCCCTTGATCATCCATCATGAACAGGGATTGAAACAACTAAATGGGTTAAACAAAACTTAGTTGATTTTTTACATAATACTAGTGAAGATAAAAGCAAAAATACTTTATTTGATCAAATTATTCAAATATTACAACGAGCTTATAAAACGGGGATTGATAACCATGGGGCAATTGCCGCACAGAACTTTGCTAATACTTTACAAAATACTTACGAGACACAAACAACATTAAAAGAATATTTATTAACAGAGATTGAAAAAATATTATAA